A region from the Desulfoglaeba alkanexedens ALDC genome encodes:
- a CDS encoding GNAT family N-acetyltransferase, which yields MGKTLSTNGSETRGFGRVYFRQAREEDFPTVFQLVKVLGYNPEPQQLREVLRTALAQEGLRCVFAVVSDDLVVGMITLRSFPVIRLGGIQVSIEELVVLPEWRGRGVGASLVNLALSWARAVGAARIEVLSSRERESVQRRFYEKMGFQAADSQVYRVDLAARSAEPLSPES from the coding sequence ATGGGAAAAACGCTTTCTACCAACGGTTCGGAAACCCGAGGCTTCGGAAGGGTCTACTTTCGGCAAGCCCGTGAAGAAGACTTCCCGACCGTCTTCCAGCTGGTGAAAGTCCTCGGATACAACCCCGAACCGCAGCAGCTTCGAGAAGTCCTCAGGACTGCCCTCGCCCAAGAGGGTCTCCGATGCGTGTTCGCAGTGGTCTCCGATGACCTAGTCGTCGGCATGATCACGCTGCGTTCTTTCCCGGTCATTCGACTCGGCGGTATCCAGGTTTCCATTGAAGAATTGGTTGTGCTGCCGGAATGGCGGGGGCGCGGGGTCGGGGCGTCGCTGGTGAATTTGGCGCTTTCGTGGGCGCGGGCCGTGGGTGCCGCGCGGATCGAGGTGTTGAGCAGCCGGGAGCGTGAAAGCGTGCAGCGTCGCTTTTACGAAAAAATGGGGTTTCAGGCGGCTGACAGCCAGGTTTATCGCGTCGATTTGGCCGCCCGGTCCGCGGAACCGTTGTCGCCTGAATCATGA
- the phnH gene encoding phosphonate C-P lyase system protein PhnH, whose protein sequence is MERDESPRLRPAFPDPVLGTQRSFRVLLEAMAHPGRVVPYRSGLDVPPPLCDTSGAACLTLLDFETPLWTDLAPETEAVAWLRFHCGCPFVGAEGSARFALVTRPGEFDDPGRFDVGDDESPERSATLIVQTRRLESGRGVSLEGPGIQGRTRLEVSDLTEAFWLWRRKQREDFPLGVDLIFCTDGAVAALPRSTRVEV, encoded by the coding sequence ATGGAACGGGACGAATCGCCGCGGCTCAGGCCCGCTTTTCCGGATCCGGTTCTGGGGACCCAAAGGTCCTTTCGGGTGCTGCTGGAAGCCATGGCGCATCCCGGGCGGGTGGTGCCGTACCGTTCCGGACTCGATGTGCCGCCGCCGCTTTGCGATACTTCCGGTGCCGCCTGTCTGACCCTTTTGGATTTCGAGACGCCGCTTTGGACCGACTTGGCGCCGGAGACGGAGGCCGTTGCTTGGCTTCGGTTTCACTGCGGGTGTCCGTTTGTCGGCGCGGAGGGGAGCGCCCGGTTTGCCCTGGTGACGCGGCCCGGTGAGTTTGACGATCCGGGCCGTTTCGATGTGGGCGACGACGAAAGTCCCGAACGTTCCGCCACGCTGATCGTCCAGACGCGAAGGCTGGAGTCCGGCCGCGGCGTTTCGCTGGAAGGGCCGGGCATCCAAGGCCGGACCCGGCTCGAGGTTTCCGATCTTACGGAAGCTTTCTGGCTGTGGAGGCGAAAACAACGAGAAGACTTTCCTTTGGGCGTGGACCTGATCTTTTGCACCGATGGGGCCGTGGCTGCCCTTCCCCGATCCACGCGTGTGGAGGTTTGA
- the phnG gene encoding phosphonate C-P lyase system protein PhnG yields MRQEHESETSSAGTENGADLHDGREQRRHWLSVLAHALPRELERAFQQLPDPPEYTFLRRPETGLVLVEARTGGTGGLFYPGEATVTRCTIQLKDGTLGVGYVLGSDMRRAERVAVFDALLQNERLRGRLMTAVVEPLERRQKERRRLKRARAASTRVEFLTLRRGE; encoded by the coding sequence ATGCGGCAGGAGCACGAATCGGAAACGAGTTCAGCGGGTACGGAAAACGGAGCGGATCTGCATGACGGGCGGGAACAGCGGCGCCATTGGCTGAGCGTGTTGGCTCACGCCTTGCCGCGCGAACTGGAGCGGGCCTTCCAGCAACTACCCGATCCGCCCGAATACACCTTCCTCCGCCGGCCCGAAACCGGGCTGGTGCTCGTGGAAGCAAGGACCGGGGGAACCGGCGGTCTTTTCTATCCGGGTGAAGCAACCGTGACGCGATGTACCATTCAGCTCAAAGACGGAACCCTCGGTGTCGGCTACGTGTTGGGCAGCGATATGCGCCGCGCTGAACGGGTCGCCGTTTTCGACGCGCTCCTTCAAAACGAGCGCTTGCGCGGCCGGCTCATGACCGCGGTCGTCGAACCCCTGGAACGGCGCCAAAAGGAGCGGCGCAGGTTGAAGCGTGCGCGGGCGGCATCGACCCGCGTGGAGTTCCTGACGCTTCGGCGAGGCGAATGA
- a CDS encoding EI24 domain-containing protein, translating to MAKKKPESRDMELLSGLYYNLKGLALALRVRRLLFLGMLRFLILLAVTLAAAGLVAAYHQEVLEILWARPEGGWLVWIWHLVSWFLALLLLLLSTVLSYLFSQVVFSVWLMDQMSRWTERMLTGEVGRAPGASWTRELLYLVGQEIPRAVVPVLVALGVLLLGWLTPLGPLVAVLSSAVTVVFLAWDNTDLVPARRLVPFRERFRFLVKNLAFHLGFGLPFLIPVANILFLSYAPVGATLFHVEREKRSPKAGAMERPTGKPVPAA from the coding sequence ATGGCGAAAAAGAAACCGGAGAGTCGTGACATGGAACTCCTCAGCGGGCTTTATTACAACCTCAAGGGGCTCGCCCTGGCGCTTAGAGTGAGGCGGCTTCTGTTTCTCGGGATGCTTCGTTTCTTGATCCTCCTTGCGGTGACCCTGGCGGCGGCGGGTCTGGTGGCGGCGTATCACCAGGAGGTCCTCGAAATCCTGTGGGCGAGACCGGAAGGCGGCTGGCTCGTCTGGATCTGGCACCTGGTGTCCTGGTTCCTTGCGCTTCTTCTGCTTTTGCTTTCCACCGTGCTGTCTTATCTCTTCTCCCAAGTGGTCTTCAGCGTGTGGCTCATGGACCAAATGTCCCGGTGGACCGAACGGATGCTGACCGGGGAAGTGGGACGTGCCCCGGGCGCTTCCTGGACCCGGGAGCTGCTGTATCTCGTCGGTCAGGAAATCCCGAGAGCGGTCGTTCCGGTCCTTGTGGCGCTTGGAGTGCTGCTTTTGGGTTGGCTGACGCCGCTGGGTCCCCTGGTCGCCGTTTTGTCTTCAGCCGTTACGGTGGTGTTTCTCGCCTGGGACAATACGGACCTGGTTCCGGCACGGAGGCTCGTGCCGTTCCGAGAACGGTTCCGATTCCTTGTGAAGAACCTTGCGTTCCACCTGGGGTTCGGACTTCCGTTCCTGATTCCCGTGGCCAATATCCTCTTTCTGTCTTACGCCCCGGTGGGAGCGACGCTCTTTCATGTGGAAAGGGAGAAACGATCTCCGAAGGCCGGCGCCATGGAAAGACCCACAGGCAAGCCGGTTCCTGCGGCATGA
- a CDS encoding sugar phosphate isomerase/epimerase family protein, translated as MGSAKIGCKIDEVRVDGSLRALARDLRTFSVMGLDAVEIPPHGLDVIKCGRLDPRRSREVRRILEDFDFTYTLHAPNPLNLMDRTQCELHVEVLRATLEFAECLGASPVVVHCGRYVPEEGFGHVSSAPPSEADCRAMRDQERYWLDKLAGEFPAITIGVENARPYCYYSPYAYGESLRALKAQVEAVGRPNVGITLDIGHAHMSAGHHGWNFLEEVADVAERVRHVHIHDNFGGSVAPTEKQQTHQIPFGRGDNHMPVGWGGIPMKAVLSLLMPAYTGILMMELRSRYFDYIEESKWNLECLLEGLAEPRGGSVPMVFAGA; from the coding sequence ATGGGGTCGGCGAAGATCGGGTGCAAGATCGATGAAGTGCGGGTTGACGGGAGCCTTCGGGCGCTGGCGAGGGATCTCAGGACTTTTTCCGTGATGGGGCTGGACGCCGTGGAGATCCCGCCGCACGGCTTGGACGTAATCAAGTGCGGTCGCCTGGATCCGCGGCGGAGTCGCGAAGTGCGGCGCATCCTCGAAGATTTCGATTTCACCTACACCCTTCACGCGCCCAATCCCCTGAATCTCATGGATCGAACGCAGTGCGAGCTGCATGTGGAAGTCTTACGGGCGACCCTGGAATTTGCGGAATGCTTGGGGGCGTCTCCGGTGGTGGTTCACTGCGGGCGGTATGTGCCGGAAGAAGGCTTCGGGCATGTTTCCAGCGCCCCGCCGAGCGAAGCGGATTGCCGGGCCATGAGGGACCAGGAGCGATACTGGCTGGATAAACTGGCGGGTGAATTCCCGGCGATCACCATCGGTGTCGAAAACGCGAGGCCCTATTGCTACTACAGCCCGTATGCGTACGGGGAATCGCTTCGGGCGCTGAAGGCGCAAGTCGAAGCGGTGGGCCGCCCGAATGTGGGGATCACCTTGGACATCGGCCACGCCCACATGAGCGCCGGGCATCACGGCTGGAATTTTCTGGAGGAGGTGGCGGACGTGGCCGAGCGGGTGAGGCACGTGCACATCCACGATAATTTCGGCGGGAGCGTCGCGCCGACGGAGAAGCAGCAGACGCACCAGATTCCCTTCGGGCGTGGCGACAACCACATGCCGGTGGGTTGGGGCGGCATCCCGATGAAGGCTGTCCTCTCCCTGCTGATGCCGGCCTATACGGGGATCTTAATGATGGAACTGAGAAGCCGGTATTTCGACTACATTGAAGAATCGAAGTGGAACCTGGAATGTCTGCTCGAAGGGCTGGCGGAGCCGCGAGGGGGTTCGGTTCCGATGGTGTTTGCGGGAGCATAA
- a CDS encoding PhnE/PtxC family ABC transporter permease, with the protein MVAAVPVSLLAARNTLEVLFPGDSSVFRWLRASLQFTVRRVLDFCRGFNEFVMALVFVAVIGLGPFAGVLALAIHTFGILGKVFSESIEAVEPGQVEAVVAGGAGPLQVVSFAVLPQVMPLMVSYSLLRFESNVRSATILGFCGAGGIGFVMFDKLNGYQYREVATMMILVIVSVTVIDHLCGKLRSRFI; encoded by the coding sequence GTGGTGGCCGCGGTCCCCGTCTCGCTCCTGGCGGCTCGGAACACCCTGGAAGTCCTTTTCCCAGGGGACTCGTCGGTCTTTCGATGGCTTCGGGCAAGTCTTCAATTCACTGTCCGAAGGGTGCTGGATTTTTGCCGCGGCTTCAACGAGTTCGTGATGGCGCTCGTTTTTGTGGCCGTGATCGGACTCGGTCCCTTCGCCGGTGTATTGGCCCTCGCCATCCACACCTTTGGAATACTCGGCAAAGTCTTCAGTGAGTCCATCGAGGCCGTGGAACCCGGGCAGGTGGAAGCGGTGGTGGCGGGAGGCGCCGGGCCGCTGCAAGTGGTCTCCTTCGCGGTACTGCCTCAAGTGATGCCCCTCATGGTGAGCTACAGTCTGCTGCGGTTCGAATCCAACGTCCGGAGCGCCACCATCTTGGGGTTTTGCGGTGCGGGGGGCATCGGGTTTGTCATGTTCGATAAATTGAACGGCTATCAATACCGGGAAGTGGCGACCATGATGATCTTGGTCATCGTGAGCGTCACGGTGATCGATCACTTATGCGGCAAGCTCAGAAGCCGCTTCATCTGA
- a CDS encoding alpha-D-ribose 1-methylphosphonate 5-triphosphate diphosphatase: MKRTCLYGGPLFDGTQIYEKGAVLFGEQGVLGVAERDEPFDADEVVHVGGDWILPGLVDLHSDTLERCVEMRPGVFFDVAFALENLDRRVAACGITTFCHAVSFADHELGLRSPEKAEELVRCIHDFAASGRASVRHRVHGRYEVGSRMAAQALERLLDQGLLDLVSFMDHTPGQGQFRSFENYLRYYMGTFQLSREEVERLAEVKRMGREEGWREVVTLAEKIRAAGLPFWSHDDDSEEKVVFVRELGVGGCEFPVCLDAARSAKERGMFVCMGAPNLVRGSSSNGHLAAREAVEEGACDGLVSDYYPECLLQSAFIAGRCLGLAWPAAFSLVTSLPGGVLGSVWGRLLAGGPADLVVVNAAPPWARVVSSWVRGRCVYLGQGFRREGAELREEGPRERAGRMS; the protein is encoded by the coding sequence ATGAAGCGCACCTGTCTTTACGGCGGCCCGCTGTTTGACGGTACACAAATCTACGAAAAGGGCGCGGTGCTGTTCGGCGAGCAGGGGGTCCTCGGGGTGGCGGAGCGCGATGAACCTTTCGATGCGGATGAAGTGGTCCACGTGGGCGGCGACTGGATCCTTCCCGGCTTGGTGGACCTTCATTCGGATACCTTGGAACGCTGTGTAGAGATGCGCCCGGGCGTTTTCTTCGACGTTGCCTTCGCGCTGGAAAACTTGGACCGGCGGGTGGCGGCCTGCGGCATCACAACCTTTTGCCATGCGGTGAGTTTCGCTGACCACGAGCTGGGGCTCCGATCGCCCGAAAAGGCCGAGGAACTGGTCCGGTGTATCCATGATTTCGCGGCGTCCGGGCGGGCTTCGGTCCGCCATCGCGTTCACGGCCGCTACGAGGTTGGTTCCCGCATGGCGGCCCAAGCCTTGGAGCGGCTGCTGGACCAGGGACTGCTCGATCTGGTTTCGTTCATGGATCACACGCCGGGCCAGGGGCAGTTTCGGTCCTTCGAAAACTACCTGCGCTATTACATGGGCACGTTCCAGCTTTCACGTGAGGAAGTGGAGCGCCTTGCGGAAGTGAAGCGGATGGGACGGGAAGAGGGATGGCGGGAGGTGGTGACGCTGGCCGAGAAGATCCGAGCGGCGGGGTTGCCCTTCTGGAGTCACGACGACGATTCGGAGGAGAAGGTGGTGTTTGTCCGGGAGTTGGGCGTCGGCGGCTGTGAATTCCCGGTATGCCTGGATGCGGCCCGATCGGCCAAAGAACGGGGCATGTTCGTTTGCATGGGGGCGCCGAATCTGGTGCGCGGTTCTTCATCCAACGGGCATCTTGCGGCGCGCGAAGCCGTGGAGGAAGGCGCCTGTGACGGGCTGGTGAGCGATTACTATCCCGAATGCCTGCTGCAGTCAGCGTTCATCGCCGGGCGGTGCCTGGGGCTTGCGTGGCCCGCGGCGTTTTCGCTGGTGACTTCCCTTCCGGGCGGCGTCTTGGGGTCCGTTTGGGGGCGGCTGCTGGCGGGAGGTCCCGCGGACCTGGTGGTGGTGAACGCGGCTCCTCCGTGGGCCCGGGTGGTTTCAAGCTGGGTGCGAGGCCGGTGTGTTTATTTGGGACAGGGATTCCGACGGGAGGGGGCTGAGCTTCGAGAGGAAGGGCCCCGGGAACGTGCAGGGAGGATGTCATGA
- a CDS encoding carbon-phosphorus lyase complex subunit PhnI, with the protein MYVAVKGGERAIENAHRFLAEERRGDPSVPELLLEQIEQQLKHSVDRVMTEGGLYDRRLAALAVKQAHGDLVEAVFLVRAYRTTLSRLGRTLPVEMSRMRVLRRISAAFKDVPGGQILGPTFDYTHRLLDFSLCEPRPSAERIAYLPQGAAKLPEIVPHACHGWDREGLTESPGESDTESAADISRDGFDIPASRGARLQNLARADEGFLLGLAYSAQRGFGFSGHPFVGEIRCGEVAVELVPEELGFPVEIGSLEMTECFMLSRFDGSERRPPQFVQGYGLVFGCGERKAMSMALVDRALRSDELGEEVRYPAQDQEFVLRHSDNVEASGFVQHLKLPHYVDFQAELVALRALRAARESGGPLDCGERSDGDGPDDQ; encoded by the coding sequence GTGTACGTTGCGGTGAAAGGTGGTGAGCGAGCCATCGAAAACGCCCATCGGTTTCTGGCCGAAGAACGTCGCGGCGATCCCTCGGTTCCGGAACTGCTCTTAGAGCAGATCGAGCAGCAGCTGAAGCATTCCGTGGACCGGGTCATGACCGAAGGCGGACTTTACGACCGGCGTCTCGCGGCTCTGGCCGTGAAACAAGCCCACGGCGACTTGGTGGAAGCGGTCTTCCTGGTGCGGGCGTATCGCACGACGCTTTCGCGGCTCGGACGGACGCTCCCCGTGGAGATGTCACGGATGAGGGTCCTGCGGCGCATTTCGGCGGCCTTTAAGGACGTGCCGGGGGGTCAGATCCTGGGTCCGACCTTCGATTACACGCATCGCCTGCTTGATTTCTCGCTATGCGAACCTCGGCCTTCAGCCGAAAGAATCGCCTACCTGCCGCAAGGGGCTGCGAAGTTGCCGGAGATTGTGCCCCACGCGTGTCACGGATGGGACCGGGAAGGCTTGACGGAATCTCCGGGAGAGTCCGACACCGAATCCGCGGCGGACATCTCCCGCGATGGGTTCGACATCCCCGCCTCTCGGGGCGCCCGGCTCCAGAACCTGGCTCGAGCCGATGAAGGGTTTCTCCTGGGTCTGGCTTATTCCGCTCAGCGCGGTTTCGGGTTTTCCGGCCATCCGTTTGTGGGTGAGATCCGCTGCGGGGAAGTGGCGGTGGAGCTGGTGCCGGAGGAGCTGGGATTCCCGGTGGAAATCGGCTCGCTTGAGATGACCGAGTGCTTCATGCTCAGCCGCTTCGACGGGTCGGAGCGCCGGCCGCCGCAATTCGTTCAAGGATACGGGTTGGTTTTCGGCTGCGGTGAACGCAAGGCCATGAGCATGGCCTTGGTGGATCGGGCGCTCCGAAGCGACGAATTGGGCGAAGAGGTGCGTTATCCGGCACAGGATCAGGAGTTTGTTCTGCGCCACAGCGATAATGTGGAGGCGTCGGGGTTCGTGCAGCATCTCAAGTTGCCTCACTACGTGGATTTTCAGGCGGAGCTGGTCGCGCTGCGGGCATTGCGCGCGGCTCGTGAGAGCGGAGGTCCTTTGGATTGCGGGGAGCGGAGCGATGGAGATGGCCCGGACGATCAGTGA
- a CDS encoding alpha-D-ribose 1-methylphosphonate 5-phosphate C-P-lyase PhnJ has translation MARTISDQRVESETQGLCGYNFAYLDEQTKRTIRRVILKAVAVPGHQVPFSSREMPLPYGWGTGGIQLTASLVGPQDTLKVIDQGADDTTNAVSIRKFFEKTAGIQTTTRTEEATVIQTRHRIPETPLQEGQILVYQVPIPEPLRFIEPREAECRRIHAMADYGIVYVKLYEDIVRNGRIATAFDYPVLVAGRYVMSPSPIPKFDNPKMDRMPALQLFGAGREKRIYAVPPHTRVESLGFEDHPFQVEGWDAPCALCGSRDTYLDEIILDDEGNRLFICSDTDACSRRREGSVGLSVVGRRAESFFGRSGRAGADRDDSLRTRGGGDL, from the coding sequence ATGGCCCGGACGATCAGTGACCAACGGGTGGAGTCGGAGACTCAGGGACTTTGCGGCTATAATTTTGCTTACTTGGATGAACAGACCAAGCGCACGATCCGGCGCGTGATCCTGAAAGCGGTGGCTGTCCCCGGCCATCAGGTCCCGTTCAGCAGCCGAGAAATGCCGCTTCCCTACGGCTGGGGCACGGGAGGCATTCAACTTACAGCCTCGCTCGTGGGGCCTCAAGACACCTTGAAGGTCATCGATCAAGGGGCGGACGACACCACCAACGCCGTGAGCATCCGGAAGTTTTTCGAAAAAACCGCCGGGATCCAAACCACGACGCGCACCGAGGAAGCCACCGTCATCCAGACCCGCCACCGCATTCCGGAGACGCCGCTTCAGGAGGGGCAGATCCTCGTCTATCAGGTGCCCATTCCCGAGCCGCTTCGCTTTATCGAACCGCGTGAGGCCGAATGCCGGCGCATTCACGCCATGGCCGACTACGGGATCGTGTACGTAAAACTCTATGAAGATATCGTGCGAAACGGACGCATCGCAACGGCTTTTGATTACCCGGTATTGGTGGCGGGGCGCTACGTGATGAGCCCGTCGCCGATTCCCAAGTTCGACAACCCGAAGATGGACCGCATGCCGGCCCTCCAGCTCTTCGGCGCCGGCCGGGAAAAGCGGATCTACGCGGTGCCGCCCCACACGCGGGTGGAGAGCCTCGGCTTTGAAGACCATCCCTTCCAGGTGGAAGGCTGGGACGCACCCTGCGCCCTGTGCGGATCCCGGGACACCTATTTGGATGAAATAATCTTGGACGACGAAGGAAACCGCCTCTTCATCTGTTCGGATACCGATGCTTGCAGCCGCCGTCGGGAAGGATCCGTCGGCCTGTCGGTTGTCGGCCGGCGGGCTGAAAGCTTTTTCGGCCGATCGGGCCGAGCCGGCGCCGACCGGGATGACTCCCTCCGGACAAGGGGAGGCGGCGATCTATGA
- a CDS encoding insulinase family protein, translated as MTERHGFARIGETDIPEINTKARLYRHTKTGARLLSLENDDENKVFGVSFRTPPKDATGVAHILEHSVLCGSKKYPVKEPFVELLKGSLQTFLNAFTYPDKTCYPVASQNLKDFYNLVDVYLDAVFQPLITPLIFQQEGWHYELEKPEDPLTIKGVVYNEMKGAYSSPDRLLVEYSQHALFPDTPYGVDSGGDPRRIPELTYEAFKAFHADHYHPSNAWFFFYGDDDPERRLAVVGEAIRGFDALKASTEIADQPPFAEPRRVVYPYAVGAEESPKAMVTVNWLLTPTEPPERNVALHVLSYILLGMPGSPLRKALIESGLGEDLAGVGLEGELQRMYFSTGLKGIAEENAERVEALILDTLRELAEEGISPQTVEAAVNTVEFRLRENNTGNYPRGLALMLRSLTTWLYDGDPLSLLAFEKPLEAVKRRAQPGSGYFEALIRGHFLENPHRVSVLLKPDLELEARWNEEERRRLEAIKATMSPEEVQKVIETTREIRKMQETPDPPEALAALPRLHLSDIERRNKTIPLDLSTRAGVPFLFHDLFTNGILYLDLGFDLRALPGDLLPYVGLFGRALVEMGTETEDYVALSQRISQKTGGIRPQVHTATLKDGETGAGWLFLRGKAMVSKADDLLEILRDVLLTVRLDHRERFRQMVLESKARMEQRVIPEGHRLVMLRLMAPFGSADWAAEKMEGVSYLAFLRDLARKVDSDWDGVHRSLEAVRTHLIGRGRMVVNVTLDGDSWASMASKMDAFLGVLPEGDVDRTGWRPESLPLHEGLVAPTQVNYVGKGFNLYRTGYRFHGSALVASHFLRTAWLWDRIRVQGGAYGGFSRLDRFSGDFAMVSYRDPHVVKTLKVFDETAAFLKSLSLNQEEITKSVIGVIGDVDRYMLPDAKGFTSMIRHLTGDDEDTRQRMREEILETSLQDLRRFGDALGEFADRGRVAVLGAASAVEEARPVCGDGFQVTRLL; from the coding sequence ATGACAGAGCGGCATGGTTTTGCACGGATTGGAGAAACCGACATCCCGGAAATCAACACGAAAGCCCGGCTCTACCGACACACGAAGACGGGTGCGCGGCTTCTTTCACTGGAAAACGACGATGAAAACAAGGTTTTCGGGGTTTCCTTCCGGACGCCTCCTAAAGACGCCACAGGGGTGGCCCATATCCTCGAACACTCCGTTCTTTGCGGTTCGAAGAAATACCCCGTCAAGGAACCGTTTGTGGAACTCCTCAAGGGATCGCTCCAGACCTTCCTGAACGCCTTCACTTATCCCGACAAGACCTGTTACCCGGTGGCGAGCCAGAACCTCAAGGACTTTTACAACCTGGTCGATGTGTATCTGGACGCCGTCTTTCAGCCGCTCATCACGCCGCTTATCTTCCAGCAGGAAGGGTGGCATTACGAACTGGAAAAGCCGGAGGACCCTCTCACCATCAAGGGGGTGGTCTACAACGAGATGAAGGGCGCTTACTCGTCTCCGGACCGGCTGCTCGTGGAATACAGCCAGCACGCCCTCTTTCCCGACACGCCCTACGGCGTCGATTCCGGAGGCGATCCGCGCCGGATTCCCGAGCTCACCTACGAAGCCTTCAAAGCCTTCCACGCCGATCATTATCATCCCTCCAACGCCTGGTTCTTCTTCTACGGGGATGACGACCCGGAAAGGCGGCTGGCCGTCGTGGGTGAAGCGATTCGAGGATTCGATGCGCTTAAAGCGTCCACGGAGATCGCCGATCAACCGCCTTTTGCCGAACCGCGGCGCGTGGTTTATCCGTACGCGGTGGGGGCCGAAGAATCGCCCAAGGCCATGGTGACGGTGAACTGGCTGCTCACGCCCACCGAGCCCCCCGAACGGAACGTGGCGCTCCACGTCTTGAGTTACATCCTGCTCGGTATGCCCGGATCGCCGCTTCGCAAGGCCCTCATCGAGTCCGGCCTCGGCGAAGACCTCGCCGGCGTGGGACTGGAAGGCGAACTTCAGCGCATGTATTTCTCGACGGGACTCAAAGGGATCGCGGAAGAAAACGCCGAGCGGGTGGAGGCGCTGATCCTGGATACCTTGAGGGAGCTTGCGGAAGAGGGCATATCTCCGCAGACGGTGGAAGCGGCCGTGAACACGGTGGAATTCCGCCTTCGCGAAAACAACACCGGAAACTATCCCCGGGGGCTGGCCCTCATGCTCCGTTCGCTCACCACCTGGCTCTACGACGGCGATCCGCTTTCGCTGCTCGCCTTCGAAAAACCGCTGGAAGCCGTAAAGCGAAGGGCGCAGCCCGGGAGCGGCTACTTTGAAGCGCTCATTCGCGGGCACTTCCTGGAAAATCCCCACCGGGTGAGCGTGCTTCTCAAGCCCGACCTGGAACTGGAAGCGCGGTGGAACGAGGAGGAGCGGCGGCGGCTGGAAGCGATCAAGGCGACTATGTCGCCGGAAGAGGTGCAAAAGGTGATCGAAACGACCCGCGAGATCCGAAAGATGCAGGAAACGCCGGATCCTCCTGAGGCGTTGGCCGCTCTGCCGCGGCTCCATCTTTCGGACATCGAACGTCGGAACAAGACGATCCCACTCGATCTTTCGACGCGTGCGGGCGTGCCCTTCCTTTTCCACGACCTTTTCACCAACGGGATCCTTTACCTGGACCTGGGCTTCGATCTGCGGGCGCTCCCGGGCGACTTGCTCCCCTATGTCGGCCTTTTCGGGCGTGCCCTGGTGGAAATGGGAACCGAAACGGAAGACTATGTCGCTCTTTCCCAGCGGATCAGCCAAAAGACCGGCGGCATTCGCCCCCAGGTGCACACGGCTACGTTGAAGGACGGCGAAACGGGGGCGGGGTGGCTGTTCCTCCGCGGGAAGGCCATGGTTTCCAAGGCCGATGATCTTCTGGAGATCTTGAGAGACGTGCTCCTTACCGTGCGGCTCGACCACCGCGAGCGGTTCCGGCAGATGGTGCTGGAATCCAAGGCCAGAATGGAGCAACGAGTGATCCCCGAAGGGCATCGGCTGGTCATGTTGAGGCTCATGGCTCCCTTCGGATCGGCCGACTGGGCGGCGGAAAAGATGGAGGGCGTGAGTTACCTGGCTTTCCTCCGGGATCTGGCACGGAAAGTCGACAGCGACTGGGACGGCGTGCACCGTTCGTTGGAAGCGGTCCGCACGCACCTGATCGGCCGCGGGCGCATGGTTGTGAATGTCACGTTGGACGGTGATTCCTGGGCGTCCATGGCATCGAAGATGGACGCTTTCCTCGGCGTTCTTCCCGAGGGAGATGTGGACCGGACCGGCTGGCGGCCGGAATCCCTCCCGTTGCATGAAGGCCTGGTGGCGCCGACTCAGGTCAATTACGTGGGAAAGGGATTCAATCTGTATCGGACCGGGTATCGGTTCCACGGCTCGGCTTTGGTGGCGTCCCACTTCCTTCGGACGGCCTGGCTGTGGGACCGCATCCGTGTGCAGGGCGGCGCCTACGGAGGCTTCAGCCGGCTGGACCGCTTTTCGGGTGATTTCGCCATGGTTTCCTACCGGGATCCCCATGTGGTGAAGACGTTGAAGGTGTTCGATGAAACGGCCGCTTTCCTGAAAAGCCTTTCGCTGAACCAGGAAGAGATCACCAAAAGCGTCATCGGAGTGATCGGTGATGTGGATCGATACATGCTCCCGGACGCCAAAGGCTTTACGTCCATGATCCGCCATCTTACGGGGGACGACGAAGACACCCGGCAACGGATGCGGGAGGAAATCCTGGAGACGAGTCTCCAGGACCTGCGGCGGTTCGGCGATGCCTTGGGGGAATTCGCGGATCGAGGGCGGGTGGCGGTCCTGGGTGCCGCCTCGGCGGTGGAAGAAGCGCGCCCGGTTTGCGGCGACGGATTTCAGGTGACGCGGCTCCTTTGA